One Deltaproteobacteria bacterium genomic window carries:
- a CDS encoding class I SAM-dependent methyltransferase, translated as MKDYKPVRSFDAENAEVYDVLAQRGDEDAAVAFLESLAANGPTLELAIGTGRIALPLAARGIRVDGIDISPHMVARLRAKPGGDQISVTMGDFADVAVSGTYRLIFIVFNSLFNLLTQDDQVRCFENVAAHLTDDGSFVVEALTPTFLHRLRNDQYVDAEAIEVDEVRLDLLRHDAAKQMIEENHVSLSRTGLRFNPVVQRYAWPAELDLMARIAGLRLKDRWGGWRREPFTSASNNCVSVYGR; from the coding sequence ATGAAGGACTACAAACCAGTCAGGAGTTTCGACGCGGAGAATGCAGAGGTCTACGATGTCCTCGCCCAACGCGGGGATGAGGACGCCGCCGTGGCATTCCTTGAGTCACTGGCCGCGAACGGACCTACTTTGGAACTCGCGATTGGCACCGGTCGCATCGCTTTGCCCTTAGCTGCACGGGGCATTCGCGTCGATGGGATCGACATCTCACCCCACATGGTCGCCAGGCTGCGCGCCAAGCCGGGCGGCGACCAGATATCTGTCACGATGGGGGACTTCGCCGACGTTGCGGTGTCCGGCACTTATCGATTGATCTTCATTGTGTTCAACAGCCTCTTCAACCTGCTGACGCAGGACGACCAAGTGCGCTGCTTCGAGAATGTCGCCGCCCATCTCACCGATGACGGCTCCTTCGTCGTCGAGGCGCTCACGCCTACCTTCCTCCATCGCTTGCGGAATGACCAATATGTTGATGCGGAAGCGATCGAGGTCGACGAGGTTCGACTCGATCTGCTGCGGCACGACGCCGCCAAGCAGATGATCGAGGAGAACCATGTGTCGCTCTCGCGCACCGGCCTCCGGTTCAATCCCGTCGTCCAACGGTATGCATGGCCCGCCGAGCTCGACCTGATGGCGCGAATCGCCGGTCTGCGCTTGAAAGATCGCTGGGGAGGTTGGCGCCGAGAGCCCTTCACATCCGCAAGCAACAACTGCGTGTCTGTCTATGGGCGTTGA
- a CDS encoding SHOCT domain-containing protein, translated as MRDMITSGVFLAVVAVHFSLQWYGWKLHIHEAPFSVQALEATGDSLWDLCSLPLFALISRRLQNLYFTEVLLANSALWGIAGAWSAYVLLRLTKIGKRRARRLPVPVTKSEPVRIGADRLLELKKLRDQGLITTEEFQRKRETILTHV; from the coding sequence ATGCGCGACATGATCACTAGCGGCGTGTTTCTCGCGGTAGTCGCCGTTCACTTCAGTCTGCAGTGGTATGGATGGAAGCTTCACATCCATGAGGCCCCGTTCTCCGTGCAGGCGCTCGAGGCAACCGGCGACAGCTTGTGGGACCTGTGTTCGCTGCCGCTGTTTGCGCTGATCTCGCGGCGCTTGCAGAACCTCTATTTCACCGAGGTGCTGCTCGCCAACAGTGCGCTGTGGGGCATCGCCGGGGCGTGGAGCGCGTACGTGCTGTTGCGTCTCACGAAGATCGGCAAGCGCCGCGCGCGCCGGTTGCCGGTGCCCGTGACGAAGTCCGAGCCCGTGCGCATCGGCGCCGACCGGCTGCTGGAATTAAAGAAGCTGCGCGATCAAGGCCTCATCACAACCGAGGAATTCCAGCGCAAGCGCGAAACCATCCTGACCCACGTGTGA
- the arfB gene encoding aminoacyl-tRNA hydrolase, producing the protein MDADALRINGRIAIPLREIELTYARSGGPGGQNVNKVSSKAVLRFALRTSPSIPEAMRARMLAKLASRLTRDGELVLSSSAYRDQPRNREAVLERLRQLLAAAAHIEKKRRPTKPSAGARERRLSEKKARSKLKQARTSARNDE; encoded by the coding sequence ATGGATGCCGACGCACTCCGGATCAACGGACGGATCGCCATCCCGCTGCGCGAGATCGAGTTGACCTATGCGCGCAGCGGCGGGCCGGGCGGCCAGAACGTCAACAAGGTTTCTTCGAAAGCGGTGCTGCGGTTCGCGCTGCGCACTTCGCCGTCGATCCCCGAAGCGATGCGGGCGCGCATGCTGGCGAAGCTCGCATCGCGTCTGACGCGCGACGGCGAGTTGGTGCTGTCGAGCAGCGCCTATCGCGATCAGCCGCGCAATCGCGAGGCCGTGCTCGAACGACTGCGGCAGTTGCTCGCGGCCGCTGCACACATCGAGAAGAAGCGGCGACCGACCAAGCCGTCGGCGGGTGCGCGCGAGCGTCGGTTGAGCGAGAAGAAGGCCCGCAGCAAACTGAAGCAGGCGCGTACGAGCGCGCGTAACGACGAGTGA
- the pheA gene encoding prephenate dehydratase → MPRKTTGLDALRAQIDHIDDQLLALLSQRARLVVEVGERKRASGHDAIYVPGREKRIYQRLTRRNRGPLPPESVRAIFREVISSCLAMEQPLRIAYLGPEATFSHLAALEQFGSRATLQPADSIPGVFDEVEHRRADYGVVPVENSTQGVVAQTLDRFVSSPLTIKAELLLRIDHYLLSRAGRLAGIRRVVSHAQSFGQCRQWLADHLPSVPLEEVSSNAKAAAIAAKQPGTAAIAGRLAAEHYDLKVVAAHIQDQATNLTRFLVIGHDGLAAPTGEDKTTVLFSVRHQPGVLFTLLKPFADHHVNLTSIESRPMSGRPWEYFFFLDFEGHARDRRVARALRALQTQTITCRVVGSYIAARQPK, encoded by the coding sequence TTGCCGCGCAAGACCACTGGGCTTGATGCACTGCGGGCGCAAATCGATCACATCGACGACCAATTGCTTGCGCTGCTCAGTCAGCGGGCGCGTTTGGTGGTCGAAGTGGGTGAGCGTAAGCGGGCGAGCGGCCACGACGCGATCTACGTGCCCGGGCGCGAGAAGCGCATCTACCAGCGGCTAACCAGGCGCAACCGCGGCCCGCTGCCGCCTGAAAGCGTCCGCGCCATCTTTCGCGAGGTGATCTCCAGTTGCCTCGCGATGGAGCAGCCGCTGCGCATAGCCTACCTCGGACCCGAGGCCACCTTCTCGCACCTGGCTGCGCTTGAGCAGTTTGGATCGCGCGCCACGCTTCAACCCGCCGATTCGATTCCCGGCGTCTTCGATGAAGTCGAACATCGCCGCGCCGACTACGGCGTGGTTCCGGTAGAGAACTCGACGCAAGGCGTGGTGGCCCAGACCCTCGATCGCTTCGTGTCGTCGCCACTGACGATCAAGGCCGAGCTGCTGTTGCGCATCGATCACTACTTGCTGTCGCGCGCCGGCCGGCTCGCCGGCATCCGACGCGTTGTGTCGCACGCGCAATCGTTCGGCCAGTGCCGCCAATGGCTCGCGGACCATCTGCCGAGCGTGCCGCTCGAAGAAGTATCGAGCAACGCCAAAGCCGCGGCAATTGCCGCAAAGCAACCGGGCACCGCAGCCATCGCCGGACGCTTGGCGGCGGAGCACTACGATCTCAAGGTCGTGGCCGCACACATTCAAGATCAGGCCACCAACCTGACCCGCTTCCTCGTCATCGGCCACGACGGACTCGCCGCGCCGACGGGTGAGGACAAGACCACGGTGCTGTTCTCGGTGCGCCACCAACCCGGCGTGTTGTTCACGCTCCTCAAACCGTTCGCCGACCATCACGTCAACCTCACCAGCATCGAGTCGCGTCCGATGAGCGGCCGGCCCTGGGAATATTTTTTCTTCCTCGACTTCGAAGGCCATGCCCGCGATCGCCGTGTCGCGCGGGCACTGCGCGCGCTGCAAACGCAAACGATCACTTGCCGTGTGGTCGGTTCGTATATC
- a CDS encoding DsbA family protein produces MARKVVRYYFSFGSPFAALADAQIDVLVENVGADLDPIPINAPPSEPPEGFAATLLEYKHSYQYEDAARWARKLGLAWYTSSPPQRPVNAEEASIGYYIAREERAERAYRNGVFRACWAQGRDISDRGVLADCACDAGLARDDFVKRLDHEQYRNSLMERAVGGLGDRVFGVPFFVVDGERFWGNDRIEFLLDALRGRT; encoded by the coding sequence ATGGCACGAAAGGTCGTCCGCTACTACTTCAGCTTCGGGTCGCCGTTCGCGGCGTTGGCCGACGCGCAAATCGACGTACTCGTCGAGAACGTGGGCGCGGACCTCGACCCCATCCCCATCAACGCACCGCCCTCCGAGCCGCCCGAGGGGTTCGCCGCTACGCTGCTGGAGTACAAGCACAGCTATCAGTACGAGGACGCCGCGCGCTGGGCGCGCAAGCTCGGTCTCGCGTGGTACACGTCGTCTCCACCCCAACGACCAGTCAACGCGGAGGAGGCGTCGATCGGCTACTACATCGCGCGTGAAGAGCGCGCCGAGCGCGCCTACCGAAACGGAGTCTTCCGGGCGTGTTGGGCGCAGGGGCGGGACATCTCCGACCGCGGTGTGCTCGCTGACTGCGCCTGTGATGCGGGGCTCGCGCGCGACGACTTCGTGAAGCGGCTCGATCACGAGCAGTATCGCAACTCGCTGATGGAGCGCGCCGTGGGCGGGCTCGGGGATCGAGTCTTCGGTGTGCCGTTCTTCGTCGTCGACGGCGAGCGCTTCTGGGGCAACGACCGCATCGAGTTCTTACTCGATGCGCTGAGGGGAAGGACGTGA
- a CDS encoding type II toxin-antitoxin system PemK/MazF family toxin, with protein sequence MRRGEIRWYTFASPDKRRPVLLLTRDAVIDTLNEIIAVPATRTIRGLSTEVLLSSNDGMPAGCALNFDHVGIAQRARLGAVLTTSAESRWPGVENALLIARGFEPRGDH encoded by the coding sequence ATGCGGCGCGGAGAGATCCGCTGGTATACGTTTGCCTCGCCCGATAAGCGCCGGCCTGTACTGCTTCTCACCAGAGACGCGGTGATCGATACGCTGAACGAAATCATCGCCGTCCCTGCAACACGAACGATCCGAGGTCTTTCGACGGAGGTTCTCCTGTCATCCAACGACGGCATGCCGGCTGGTTGTGCCCTGAACTTCGACCACGTCGGCATCGCGCAACGTGCTCGTCTCGGTGCAGTCCTGACAACATCGGCGGAGTCTCGTTGGCCGGGAGTAGAGAACGCGCTGTTGATCGCCCGCGGCTTCGAACCACGCGGTGATCACTGA
- a CDS encoding sigma-54-dependent Fis family transcriptional regulator: MSNRVLIVDDEPSMCETLEAGLTPKGFEVTWTTSAAEALERIAAGEFDVVLTDLNMRGMNGIELCERVAANRPDVPVIVITAFGSLDTAVAAIRAGAYDFITKPVRIDALALALERAIQHRTLREEVKRLRQLVSDSHRFEGVLGASPAMRAVHELLERIADSDTSILITGESGTGKEVVAQALHRRSRRSQGPFIAINCAAMPEPLLESELFGHARGAFTDARTARTGLLVQASGGTLLLDEIGDMPIALQPKLLRALQERMVRPVGGDQEVPFDVRVIATTNRDLESAIEEGRFREDLFFRINVIHIAMPPLRARGSDVLLLAQHFLVHFATQSGKRVTGLSPAAAERLMTYAWPGNVRELRNCMERAVALTQYEQIIVDDLPEKIRAYRGSYVVVASDDPSELVPLEEVERRYIMRAMEALGGNKTLVAQKLGIARKTLYRKLEQYGVSGPDDE, from the coding sequence GTGAGTAACCGCGTGCTGATCGTCGACGACGAACCCAGCATGTGCGAAACGCTCGAAGCCGGGCTCACGCCGAAGGGGTTCGAGGTCACGTGGACGACCTCCGCGGCGGAGGCGCTGGAACGAATCGCCGCCGGCGAGTTCGACGTCGTGCTGACGGATCTCAACATGCGCGGCATGAACGGCATCGAACTGTGCGAGCGCGTCGCGGCCAATCGGCCGGATGTGCCGGTCATCGTCATCACTGCTTTCGGGAGCTTGGATACCGCCGTCGCCGCGATTCGCGCCGGGGCGTACGACTTCATCACCAAACCCGTCCGCATCGACGCGCTGGCGCTCGCGTTGGAGCGGGCGATCCAGCACCGCACGTTGCGCGAGGAAGTGAAGCGGCTGCGCCAACTGGTGTCGGACTCGCATCGATTCGAGGGCGTTCTCGGCGCCAGCCCGGCGATGCGTGCGGTGCACGAACTCCTCGAGCGGATCGCCGACTCCGACACTTCGATCCTCATCACCGGCGAAAGTGGGACCGGCAAAGAGGTTGTCGCCCAAGCTCTGCACCGCCGCAGCCGCCGCAGTCAGGGGCCGTTCATCGCCATCAACTGCGCCGCCATGCCCGAGCCGTTGCTGGAGAGCGAATTGTTCGGCCACGCGCGCGGTGCCTTCACCGACGCGCGCACGGCGCGTACCGGATTGCTGGTGCAGGCGAGCGGCGGCACGCTGCTGCTCGATGAGATCGGCGATATGCCGATCGCGTTGCAGCCGAAGCTGCTGCGCGCCCTGCAAGAACGGATGGTGCGCCCGGTCGGCGGCGATCAGGAAGTCCCGTTCGACGTGCGCGTGATCGCGACGACGAATCGCGATCTGGAGTCGGCGATCGAGGAGGGACGCTTTCGCGAAGATCTGTTCTTTCGCATCAACGTCATTCACATCGCGATGCCGCCGCTGCGCGCCCGCGGGAGCGACGTGCTGCTGCTGGCGCAACACTTCCTCGTTCACTTCGCCACGCAGAGTGGCAAGCGGGTCACCGGCCTGTCGCCCGCTGCCGCCGAGCGGCTGATGACCTACGCGTGGCCGGGCAACGTGCGCGAGCTGCGCAATTGCATGGAGCGCGCGGTGGCGCTGACGCAATACGAGCAGATCATCGTCGATGATCTGCCCGAGAAGATTCGCGCCTATCGCGGCTCGTACGTCGTCGTCGCCAGCGACGATCCGTCCGAGTTGGTGCCGCTGGAGGAAGTCGAGCGCCGCTACATCATGCGCGCGATGGAGGCGCTCGGCGGCAACAAGACTCTCGTGGCGCAGAAGCTCGGCATCGCCCGCAAGACGCTCTACCGCAAGCTGGAGCAGTACGGGGTAAGTGGTCCCGACGACGAGTAG
- a CDS encoding HAMP domain-containing protein translates to MKVARKHALALVFGILAVMAVFAYWQARQEVVLVEADKAQTRLMAQTILISLEQIWLREGEARVRAVVERANQTVPEMELRLVSLTAPIGDPQRPPLNEEEFRAVAAGEVVQVMGADPTGNALVAIYVAVSVAGQRPAALELVKSLKPEQTYLRTTHWAFAFATLAVVIVCGLIATSLDAWFIGRPLELLKQKLQRAGSGDFSRALLLRQHDEIGELAQEVNAMCDRIAEANRKLAEETEARVAALEQLRHTDRLATVGQLSAGVAHELGTPLNVVAARAQLIVASDLPRPEVVKHAHIIVEQADRMTEIIHQLLDFSRRRSATLGLFSLERIVNRTLEMLSSAAERAHVTLDSDAAGAPVLARVDQNQIQQALTNVILNGIQAMPEGGHVRVHVGAQRTRPPAERDAPEDDYLCVTVADEGKGMSPEQLARIFEPFFTTKGVGEGTGLGLAVAHGIVAEHGGWITVDSAVGKGSRFSIFLPQPAGASAQNIEVAS, encoded by the coding sequence ATGAAGGTTGCGCGCAAACACGCGCTGGCCCTGGTGTTCGGGATTCTCGCGGTCATGGCGGTCTTCGCCTATTGGCAGGCGCGCCAAGAAGTGGTGCTGGTCGAGGCCGATAAGGCCCAAACCAGGCTGATGGCTCAGACGATCCTGATCAGTCTCGAGCAGATCTGGCTGAGGGAGGGTGAGGCCCGCGTCCGCGCAGTGGTCGAACGCGCCAATCAGACCGTGCCTGAAATGGAACTCCGCCTGGTCTCATTGACGGCGCCGATCGGCGACCCGCAACGACCGCCGCTCAACGAGGAGGAGTTCAGGGCGGTGGCCGCCGGCGAGGTCGTCCAGGTCATGGGAGCCGACCCAACGGGCAACGCGTTGGTCGCTATCTATGTCGCCGTGTCGGTGGCGGGCCAGCGGCCTGCCGCCCTAGAGTTGGTCAAGTCGCTGAAACCGGAGCAGACCTATTTGCGCACGACCCACTGGGCGTTCGCGTTTGCGACGCTCGCAGTGGTCATCGTGTGCGGACTCATCGCCACCAGTCTTGATGCGTGGTTCATCGGTCGGCCGCTGGAATTGTTGAAGCAAAAGCTTCAGCGCGCCGGGTCGGGGGACTTTTCGCGTGCGCTGCTGCTGCGCCAGCACGACGAAATTGGCGAACTCGCTCAAGAGGTCAACGCGATGTGCGATCGCATCGCGGAGGCGAACCGTAAATTGGCCGAAGAGACGGAAGCGCGCGTAGCGGCCCTCGAACAACTCCGCCACACCGATCGCTTGGCGACGGTCGGGCAACTCTCCGCCGGTGTCGCCCACGAGCTGGGGACGCCGCTCAACGTGGTCGCCGCGCGCGCGCAGCTCATCGTCGCCAGCGACCTACCGCGCCCCGAGGTCGTCAAGCACGCGCACATCATTGTCGAACAAGCCGACCGCATGACGGAGATCATCCATCAGTTGCTCGACTTCTCGCGCCGTCGCAGCGCGACGCTGGGCCTGTTCAGCCTCGAACGCATCGTCAACCGGACGCTCGAAATGCTGTCGTCGGCTGCGGAGCGCGCCCATGTGACGCTCGACTCTGACGCCGCGGGCGCTCCGGTGCTTGCGCGCGTGGATCAGAACCAAATCCAACAGGCCCTCACCAACGTCATCCTCAACGGCATTCAAGCCATGCCCGAGGGTGGCCACGTGCGCGTGCACGTCGGGGCGCAGCGCACGCGGCCGCCGGCGGAGCGCGATGCGCCAGAAGACGACTACCTGTGCGTGACCGTTGCCGACGAGGGCAAGGGTATGTCGCCGGAACAGCTCGCGCGCATCTTCGAGCCGTTCTTCACCACCAAGGGCGTCGGCGAAGGCACCGGCCTTGGGCTCGCAGTCGCGCACGGTATCGTCGCCGAACACGGCGGCTGGATTACCGTCGACAGCGCCGTTGGCAAAGGCAGCCGGTTCTCGATCTTCCTTCCGCAGCCGGCTGGCGCAAGCGCGCAGAACATCGAGGTGGCCTCGTGA
- a CDS encoding alpha/beta hydrolase, whose translation MDELEPIQVRRCGSHGPPVVVLHGGPGAPGSAAGLARAIADDFQILEPLQRRSGRVPLTVSRHVDDLSAVAPRPVMLIGTSWGAMLGLSFAARYPRDVSALVLVGCGTYDENSRVLFRASLDQRLGAPGRERIATLKNRLASELNAANRNVIQAELGAAYMKAESYDLIEEDGDVADGAWVDEAGHVETWNDALRLQREGVEPDAFSRISARVLMIHGDVDPHPGPATRDLLRRFIPQLEYVELERCGHEPWRERHARHHFVELVREWCNRQTAQPNP comes from the coding sequence ATGGATGAATTGGAGCCCATTCAGGTTCGCCGGTGCGGCTCACATGGACCGCCGGTGGTAGTCCTTCACGGCGGGCCCGGTGCGCCGGGGTCGGCTGCCGGTCTTGCACGAGCCATTGCTGACGATTTCCAAATTTTGGAACCACTGCAGCGGAGGTCCGGGCGCGTTCCTCTGACCGTGTCACGTCATGTTGATGATCTCTCGGCCGTCGCGCCACGACCGGTGATGCTGATCGGAACGTCCTGGGGAGCGATGCTCGGGCTCTCCTTCGCGGCTCGTTATCCGCGGGACGTTTCAGCGCTGGTACTGGTTGGATGCGGTACCTACGATGAAAACTCCCGCGTGCTCTTTCGAGCATCGCTCGATCAGCGCCTGGGAGCGCCGGGACGGGAACGTATCGCCACCTTGAAGAATCGACTCGCGTCGGAACTGAATGCTGCAAACCGCAACGTCATCCAGGCAGAGCTGGGCGCCGCGTATATGAAAGCCGAGTCCTACGACTTGATCGAAGAGGACGGCGACGTGGCAGATGGCGCTTGGGTCGATGAAGCCGGGCACGTCGAAACCTGGAACGACGCGCTACGCCTTCAGCGCGAGGGAGTCGAGCCAGACGCCTTCAGTCGAATATCCGCGCGAGTCCTGATGATCCACGGAGATGTGGACCCGCACCCGGGCCCAGCGACCCGCGATCTCCTCCGCAGATTCATTCCTCAGCTCGAATACGTCGAACTCGAGCGTTGCGGCCACGAGCCGTGGCGCGAGCGTCATGCCCGCCATCATTTCGTGGAACTCGTTCGAGAATGGTGCAACCGGCAGACCGCGCAACCCAATCCCTGA
- a CDS encoding MFS transporter, translating to MRRSTNVDQRLCPDPDAGYEGAFPTRPKPMTMTRTERTYYLIFGWYSMSWSFLGPMYALFLLSRGLDLFQINVVLATYFIVSFLFDVPTGAIADLAGRKVSFLLSCAVRTGAFVMYYFAQSFTDCLIAEFVDAIGTTLANGALDAWAVDSMQAEGGQPADRFFARAQMLSRSLMIGSGLVSGYIATYNMALPWLVGAAGFGVTGVLALVFMREPPRAQQVGARPSFLRTMNGGLAAVRQTPVLLTMCILTVTIAFGVMPAHQLWAPRVKAVSGQEVWVIGWIWALLNVAAVIGSAVIPRMLDQFAREYVLCAMTLWRGVMLAIAALATSVYPVVAGLLLIEMGFGVSEPLVQAWMNEHIAPEQRATVLSVRSMSFTLGGAIGLVCIGWIARESGIPAAWLVSSVVLALSAPGYLLLGRQARRVATPIITPHGVTPAIPPALG from the coding sequence ATGCGCCGTTCAACAAACGTCGACCAACGATTGTGTCCCGACCCCGATGCGGGTTACGAAGGAGCGTTCCCAACCCGTCCCAAACCCATGACCATGACCCGCACCGAGCGCACCTACTATCTGATCTTCGGCTGGTACAGCATGTCGTGGTCGTTTCTCGGCCCGATGTACGCGTTGTTTCTGCTTAGTCGCGGGCTCGATCTGTTTCAGATCAACGTGGTGCTGGCGACCTACTTTATCGTCTCCTTCCTCTTCGATGTGCCGACCGGCGCTATCGCCGACCTCGCCGGCCGCAAGGTGTCGTTCCTGTTGAGCTGCGCAGTCCGGACGGGCGCGTTCGTGATGTACTACTTCGCCCAGAGTTTCACCGACTGCCTGATCGCGGAGTTCGTCGATGCGATCGGCACGACGCTCGCCAACGGCGCGCTCGACGCCTGGGCGGTCGACAGCATGCAGGCGGAAGGCGGACAACCGGCGGATAGGTTCTTCGCGCGCGCGCAGATGTTGTCGCGCAGCTTGATGATCGGCAGCGGCCTGGTCAGCGGCTACATCGCCACCTACAACATGGCTTTGCCATGGCTGGTCGGGGCGGCGGGATTTGGCGTAACGGGAGTGTTGGCCCTCGTGTTCATGCGCGAGCCGCCGCGCGCGCAGCAGGTTGGTGCACGCCCCTCGTTCCTGCGCACCATGAACGGCGGGCTCGCGGCAGTGCGCCAAACGCCGGTGTTGCTGACCATGTGCATCCTGACCGTGACCATCGCCTTCGGCGTGATGCCGGCGCATCAACTGTGGGCGCCGCGCGTCAAGGCGGTGAGCGGACAAGAGGTGTGGGTGATCGGTTGGATCTGGGCGCTGCTCAACGTCGCCGCGGTGATCGGCAGCGCGGTGATCCCGCGGATGCTGGATCAATTCGCGCGCGAGTATGTGTTGTGCGCGATGACCTTGTGGCGCGGCGTCATGCTAGCCATCGCCGCGCTGGCGACCTCCGTGTACCCGGTGGTGGCCGGACTGCTGCTGATCGAGATGGGCTTCGGCGTCAGCGAGCCGCTGGTGCAAGCGTGGATGAACGAACACATCGCGCCCGAACAGCGCGCCACCGTGCTGTCGGTGCGATCGATGAGCTTCACCCTCGGCGGCGCGATTGGCTTGGTGTGCATCGGATGGATCGCGCGCGAGTCCGGCATTCCCGCCGCATGGCTCGTCTCGTCCGTTGTGCTGGCGCTCAGCGCGCCCGGCTACCTGCTCCTCGGCCGTCAGGCGCGTCGCGTTGCCACGCCAATCATCACGCCGCACGGTGTCACCCCCGCCATCCCGCCCGCACTGGGATGA